One window of Desulfobulbaceae bacterium genomic DNA carries:
- a CDS encoding chemotaxis protein CheV, whose product MADTILLESGTNEVELLEFFLEDESFGINVAKVSQIVPFDRENLTAIPTDDKAILGTLLWHKRTIPLIDLSTALNKRPSTATEVRKIVLVTEFNGVINGFLTDGVNRIFRVSWDKISPISSFLGKYSSTVTGSIKVDDREILLIDFEFVVAELFPDTKMGYHSLGISNTGSTTSRETKNIVFAEDSPFIRSTIIKLLNKSGYTKINSFENGQEAFNFFEESVKSGNNSPDTRVDLVISDIEMPKMDGLTLCRSIKREMGLETIPVIIFSSLVNDQMIHKCKEVGADGYTTKPQVNELLQLMDGLLGVDQKST is encoded by the coding sequence ATGGCAGATACAATTTTGCTTGAAAGCGGCACCAATGAGGTCGAACTCCTGGAATTCTTTCTTGAAGATGAAAGTTTTGGAATCAATGTCGCCAAGGTTTCTCAAATAGTCCCTTTCGACAGAGAGAACCTGACCGCTATCCCCACAGACGACAAAGCAATTCTGGGCACCTTATTGTGGCACAAAAGGACGATACCGCTCATCGATCTTTCCACCGCCTTGAACAAAAGGCCGAGCACCGCAACTGAAGTTCGTAAAATTGTACTGGTCACCGAATTCAATGGCGTTATTAACGGCTTTCTTACTGATGGTGTAAACAGAATCTTTCGTGTGAGCTGGGACAAGATCTCTCCAATAAGTTCTTTTCTAGGAAAATACTCTTCTACCGTTACCGGATCGATAAAAGTAGATGACCGCGAAATATTGCTGATTGATTTTGAGTTTGTAGTGGCTGAACTTTTTCCCGACACAAAAATGGGCTATCATTCCCTGGGAATCAGCAACACCGGCTCGACAACCAGCCGCGAGACAAAAAATATTGTTTTTGCTGAAGATTCACCATTTATCCGATCAACAATAATCAAGTTACTCAATAAATCCGGCTACACAAAAATAAACTCATTTGAAAATGGCCAGGAAGCCTTCAATTTTTTTGAAGAATCTGTCAAATCCGGCAACAACTCGCCTGATACTCGTGTTGACCTGGTCATCAGTGATATAGAGATGCCCAAAATGGATGGTCTGACCTTATGCCGTTCCATTAAAAGGGAGATGGGACTTGAGACAATACCAGTGATAATTTTCAGTTCTCTAGTCAATGACCAGATGATCCATAAATGCAAGGAAGTCGGAGCAGATGGATATACAACCAAACCACAGGTCAACGAGTTGCTGCAACTAATGGATGGACTGTTAGGAGTCGACCAGAAATCTACGTAA